One Mesorhizobium loti genomic window carries:
- a CDS encoding acyl carrier protein: protein MSTTFDKVAKIIADTSEIDIDTITPESHTIDDLGIDSLDFLDIVFAIDKEFGIKVPLEKWTQEVNDGKASTDDYFVMKNLCAKIDALVAAKTA from the coding sequence TTGTCCACCACGTTCGACAAAGTCGCCAAGATCATTGCCGACACCAGCGAGATCGATATCGACACCATCACACCCGAGAGTCACACGATCGACGATCTTGGCATCGACAGCCTCGATTTCCTCGACATCGTCTTTGCCATCGACAAGGAATTCGGCATCAAGGTGCCGTTGGAAAAGTGGACCCAGGAAGTCAATGACGGAAAGGCTTCGACCGACGACTATTTCGTCATGAAGAACCTGTGCGCCAAGATCGACGCGCTAGTCGCCGCCAAGACCGCCTGA
- a CDS encoding 3-oxoacyl-ACP synthase — MSSPRDVVITGIGLVSSLGEGPDAHWQKLAQPGLQPVLEAARFAPYTVHPLPEIDWNLQIAKRGDQRQMETWQRLGTYAAGLALDDAGIKGNDELCTTMDMVVAAGGGERDEAVDAAILAASESRNDRDVLLNEKLTTELRPTLFLAQLSNLLAGNISIVHKVTGSSRTFMGEEGAGVAAVETAAARIRSGQSTHILVGGAFQTEHSDMLLGYELAGYLHRGPWKPVWQRQGAEGGGIVTGSGGAFLVLEQREHATSRGRKIYAELGPVVSGRARRPRGELDAEIAALLGQAALPNGKLLALSGASGAHAATTAEKAALDANPGIAARGFSTLTGHMKEAQFPFAVALAALAVDRKAAYPVFDAAAEKPFEGIPASVLATAIGYHQFEGMALVNAA; from the coding sequence ATGAGTAGCCCCCGCGACGTCGTCATCACTGGTATCGGCCTTGTCTCCTCGCTGGGAGAAGGCCCTGACGCCCACTGGCAGAAGCTCGCGCAACCGGGCCTGCAGCCGGTGCTCGAAGCCGCGCGCTTCGCGCCCTATACCGTTCATCCGCTGCCGGAGATCGACTGGAACCTGCAGATCGCCAAGCGCGGCGACCAGCGGCAGATGGAGACATGGCAGCGACTCGGCACCTATGCCGCCGGCCTTGCGCTGGACGATGCCGGCATCAAGGGCAATGACGAGCTCTGCACGACCATGGACATGGTGGTGGCCGCCGGCGGAGGCGAGCGCGACGAGGCGGTCGACGCCGCCATCCTCGCCGCTTCGGAAAGCCGTAACGACCGCGATGTGCTGCTCAACGAGAAGCTGACCACCGAATTGCGGCCAACCTTGTTCCTGGCCCAGCTTTCCAACCTGCTCGCCGGCAACATCTCCATCGTCCACAAGGTGACGGGCTCCTCGCGCACCTTCATGGGCGAGGAAGGTGCCGGCGTCGCCGCCGTCGAAACGGCCGCCGCGCGCATCCGCTCCGGCCAGTCGACGCACATCCTGGTCGGCGGCGCCTTCCAGACCGAACATTCCGACATGCTGCTCGGTTACGAGCTTGCCGGCTATTTGCATCGCGGCCCCTGGAAACCTGTGTGGCAAAGACAGGGCGCCGAGGGCGGCGGCATCGTCACTGGATCCGGCGGTGCCTTCCTGGTGCTGGAGCAGCGCGAACACGCGACAAGCCGCGGGCGCAAGATTTATGCCGAACTCGGCCCAGTCGTCTCAGGCCGCGCCAGGCGGCCACGCGGAGAGCTCGATGCCGAGATCGCCGCGCTGCTTGGTCAGGCCGCGCTGCCGAACGGCAAGCTGCTTGCCCTGTCTGGGGCGTCAGGTGCGCATGCCGCAACCACCGCCGAGAAGGCAGCGCTCGACGCCAATCCGGGGATCGCCGCGCGCGGCTTCTCGACACTGACCGGACACATGAAGGAAGCACAGTTTCCTTTCGCGGTGGCGCTGGCGGCACTCGCCGTCGACCGCAAGGCCGCTTACCCTGTTTTCGATGCCGCAGCCGAGAAGCCGTTTGAAGGCATTCCCGCAAGCGTCCTTGCAACGGCGATCGGCTATCACCAATTCGAGGGCATGGCGCTGGTCAACGCCGCGTAA
- a CDS encoding beta-ketoacyl synthase: MANLNDHMGRPIVAVTGIGVVTSLGVGKTDNWAALTSGKSGIHPITRFPIDQLNTRISGMVDFLPSSSKGASPLTYELAELAGLEAVTESGLDSSDFGGPLFLASPPVELDWAERFSLYNSDKDKDDTAAERLLRVARSLKELDIFETTQFGSIADRLADRLGTRGLPITLSTACASGATAIQLGVEAIRRGECDRALSIGADGSATAEALIRFSLLSALSTHNDIPEKASKPFSKDRDGFVLAEGSGALVLESLEAALARGATILGVLSGCGEKADDFHRTRSKPDASPAIAAVRAALADAGLSEDEIDYVNAHGTSTPENDKMEHLALSTVFGERIGSMPVSSNKSMIGHTLSAAGAVEAAFSLMTMRESVIPPTINYDNPDPAIVLDVVPNKKRNAEVRSVLSNSFGFGGQNTCLVMAREPV; encoded by the coding sequence ATGGCCAATCTGAACGATCACATGGGCAGGCCAATCGTCGCCGTCACCGGCATCGGCGTGGTCACCTCGCTTGGCGTCGGCAAGACCGACAATTGGGCGGCATTGACCTCCGGCAAGTCGGGCATCCACCCGATCACCCGCTTTCCCATCGATCAACTGAACACCCGCATCTCCGGCATGGTCGATTTCCTGCCGTCGAGTTCGAAAGGTGCCAGCCCGCTCACCTATGAGCTGGCCGAGCTTGCGGGCCTCGAAGCGGTGACCGAATCCGGTCTTGATTCCAGCGACTTCGGCGGACCGCTTTTCCTCGCATCGCCGCCGGTCGAACTCGATTGGGCCGAGCGCTTCTCGCTCTACAATTCTGACAAGGACAAGGATGACACCGCCGCCGAAAGACTGCTTCGGGTGGCGCGTAGCTTGAAAGAGCTGGATATTTTCGAGACCACCCAGTTCGGTTCGATCGCCGACCGCCTTGCCGACCGCCTTGGCACGCGCGGTCTGCCGATCACCCTGTCGACGGCTTGCGCTTCAGGTGCTACCGCGATCCAGCTCGGTGTCGAGGCGATCCGACGCGGCGAATGCGACCGCGCGCTATCGATTGGCGCGGACGGTTCTGCCACCGCCGAGGCATTGATCCGCTTCTCATTGCTTTCGGCGCTCTCCACGCATAACGACATTCCCGAAAAGGCATCGAAGCCTTTCTCCAAGGATCGCGACGGCTTCGTATTGGCCGAGGGATCCGGGGCGCTGGTGTTGGAATCGCTTGAGGCGGCATTGGCTCGCGGCGCGACCATTCTTGGCGTCCTCAGCGGTTGCGGCGAGAAGGCCGACGACTTCCACCGCACCCGCTCGAAGCCGGACGCTTCGCCCGCCATCGCCGCGGTTCGCGCCGCCCTCGCCGATGCCGGCCTGAGTGAAGACGAGATCGACTATGTCAACGCCCATGGCACGTCGACCCCCGAGAACGACAAGATGGAGCATCTGGCGCTGTCGACCGTGTTCGGAGAGCGGATTGGCTCGATGCCGGTCTCGTCGAACAAGTCGATGATCGGCCATACACTGTCCGCGGCCGGCGCTGTCGAGGCGGCGTTTTCGCTGATGACGATGCGCGAAAGCGTCATTCCGCCGACCATCAACTACGACAATCCCGACCCGGCGATCGTGCTCGACGTGGTGCCCAACAAGAAGCGCAATGCCGAGGTTCGCAGCGTTCTGTCGAACTCCTTCGGCTTCGGCGGCCAGAACACTTGCCTTGTCATGGCGCGGGAACCGGTCTAA
- a CDS encoding alcohol dehydrogenase zinc-binding domain-containing protein, producing MRALQLIEDRRLETVDLPPPPPPALGEVTLRIKAVALNHIDVWGWRGMAFAKRKLPLVVGAEASGEVEAVGPGVSSLLPGQLVSIYGARTCGLCRACREGRDNLCEHVSGVHGFHLDGFAQEKINLPARLLVPAPPGVTDIGAAVAPVTFGTVEHMLFDNARLQPGETILVHAGGSGIGSAAIQLAKRMGCTIITTVGSNDKIDKARALGADHVINYRDDRFEGVVRKLTKKKGVDVVFEHVGADTFAGSMLCLKRGGRLVTCGSTSGVSTQINLMQLFQQQLKLLGSFGCRMENMANAMQKMAAGQVAPVIDTEVGFDDIDAALKRMEGRDVFGKIILRVA from the coding sequence ATGCGCGCACTCCAACTTATCGAGGACCGCCGTCTTGAAACGGTGGACCTGCCGCCCCCGCCGCCACCCGCACTCGGCGAAGTCACGCTGCGCATCAAGGCGGTGGCGCTGAACCACATCGATGTCTGGGGTTGGCGCGGCATGGCCTTCGCTAAGCGCAAGCTGCCGCTGGTCGTCGGCGCTGAAGCCTCCGGCGAGGTCGAAGCGGTCGGCCCTGGCGTTTCCAGCCTGCTGCCTGGACAATTGGTGTCGATCTATGGCGCGCGCACCTGCGGCCTTTGTCGCGCCTGCCGCGAAGGCCGCGACAACCTGTGCGAACATGTTTCCGGCGTTCACGGTTTCCATCTCGACGGCTTCGCGCAGGAAAAGATCAACCTGCCCGCACGCCTGCTGGTCCCCGCCCCACCCGGCGTGACCGACATTGGCGCCGCGGTGGCGCCTGTCACCTTCGGCACGGTCGAGCACATGCTGTTCGACAACGCCAGGCTTCAGCCGGGCGAAACCATCCTCGTCCATGCCGGCGGCTCCGGCATCGGCTCGGCCGCCATTCAGCTGGCCAAGCGGATGGGTTGCACCATCATCACCACGGTCGGCTCGAATGACAAGATCGACAAGGCCAGGGCGCTGGGCGCCGACCATGTCATCAACTATCGCGACGACCGCTTCGAAGGCGTCGTGCGCAAGCTGACGAAGAAGAAGGGCGTTGATGTCGTGTTCGAACATGTCGGCGCCGACACCTTTGCCGGCTCGATGCTGTGCCTGAAGCGCGGCGGCCGCCTGGTAACCTGCGGCTCGACCTCCGGCGTGTCGACGCAGATCAACCTGATGCAGCTGTTCCAGCAGCAACTGAAGTTGCTCGGATCCTTCGGTTGCCGCATGGAGAACATGGCCAACGCCATGCAGAAAATGGCGGCGGGACAGGTCGCACCGGTCATCGACACCGAGGTCGGATTCGACGATATCGACGCCGCGCTGAAGCGCATGGAAGGCCGCGACGTCTTCGGCAAAATTATCCTGCGCGTCGCCTAG
- a CDS encoding lipid A biosynthesis lauroyl acyltransferase, with the protein MTSVLKKFRRDLRFRYGRQLRQANYWLVARAAMIILSVLRLLPVDSALNFADRVARLIGSRVGRHQVAIDNLRKAYPEKSEDEIQAIASDMWGNMARLAAEYIFLDALFDYDPAASKPGRVEVKGVEHFVEIAAEKQPHIVFTGHLGNFELLPVAAATFGMNITALFRPPNNPYLADYILSTRRSTMGALLPSMAGASFALASVLENGGNIGVLVDQKFSNGLDTTFFGRPCQSNRVLGTLARHYDCDVYPARCIRLPGNRFRLEIEDKLVLPRTADGSVDVHATTQMLNDVVERWVREDPGQWMWFHKRWEISNWRRKKRPQAKAPAASS; encoded by the coding sequence TTGACCTCGGTGCTCAAGAAGTTTCGCCGCGACCTCAGATTTCGCTACGGCCGGCAGTTGCGCCAGGCGAACTACTGGCTGGTTGCGCGTGCGGCGATGATCATACTTTCGGTGCTGCGCCTGCTGCCGGTCGACAGCGCATTGAATTTCGCCGACCGGGTCGCGCGGCTCATTGGCTCCCGGGTCGGGCGCCATCAGGTCGCTATCGACAATCTGCGCAAGGCCTATCCGGAAAAGAGCGAGGACGAAATCCAGGCCATCGCCTCCGACATGTGGGGCAACATGGCCCGCCTCGCCGCCGAATACATCTTCCTCGACGCCCTGTTCGACTATGACCCTGCCGCCAGCAAGCCCGGCCGCGTCGAGGTCAAGGGAGTAGAACATTTCGTCGAGATCGCCGCGGAGAAGCAGCCGCACATCGTCTTCACCGGCCATCTCGGCAATTTCGAGCTGCTGCCGGTGGCGGCGGCCACTTTCGGCATGAACATCACGGCGCTGTTTCGCCCGCCCAACAACCCATACCTCGCCGACTACATCCTTTCGACGCGGCGCTCGACCATGGGGGCGCTGCTGCCGTCGATGGCGGGAGCCTCGTTTGCCCTGGCGTCTGTGTTGGAAAACGGCGGCAATATCGGTGTCCTTGTCGACCAGAAATTCTCCAACGGTCTCGACACGACCTTCTTCGGCCGCCCCTGCCAAAGCAACCGGGTGCTCGGCACCCTTGCCCGCCACTATGACTGCGACGTCTATCCGGCGCGTTGCATCAGATTGCCAGGCAACCGCTTCCGGCTCGAGATCGAGGACAAGCTGGTCTTGCCGCGCACGGCCGACGGCAGCGTCGACGTCCACGCCACCACCCAGATGCTGAACGACGTGGTCGAGCGCTGGGTGCGCGAGGATCCCGGCCAGTGGATGTGGTTCCATAAGAGGTGGGAGATCAGCAACTGGCGGCGCAAGAAGCGACCGCAAGCAAAGGCGCCCGCCGCGAGCAGCTGA
- a CDS encoding dimethylaniline monooxygenase, protein MTAFMPRTDCEVAVIGAGPFGLAAASALKAAGVDTLTFGGAMSFWRDHMPRGMRLRSPWHATYIGHTKGPLSLDSYAKVLGISPREPLWLENFVDYGLWIQAQAVPDLDTRRVGRVEKANSGFRLALADGDAVKARRVVVATGLMNQQLIPAVFDGIPRELVSHASEHTGYEAFRGKRVAVIGRGQSACESAVLLKRSGADVELICHGDIHWLGYRALSGKQSWSLRDFLSERLASPSRVGPFPISWLVEVPGFVHRFPEPARAGLNRRSLGAGATGWLKPDFDGIKVNAGNRIISASAKSNGIELRFEKDAVTFDHVLLGTGYRIDIAKLGLFAPDMLAAIARREGLPLLSAGFESSIPGLHFVGASAVGSFGPLMRFTAGTPFAARTVARFIQSGKGRNYAAA, encoded by the coding sequence ATGACCGCTTTCATGCCCAGGACCGACTGCGAGGTGGCCGTGATCGGTGCCGGTCCTTTCGGGCTGGCCGCCGCTTCCGCCCTCAAGGCGGCAGGCGTCGATACGCTCACATTCGGTGGCGCGATGTCCTTCTGGCGCGATCATATGCCGAGAGGCATGCGGCTGCGCTCGCCCTGGCACGCGACCTATATTGGCCACACCAAAGGTCCGCTCTCGCTCGATTCCTACGCGAAGGTCCTCGGAATCTCGCCCCGCGAACCGCTGTGGCTCGAAAACTTCGTCGACTATGGATTGTGGATTCAGGCCCAGGCGGTTCCGGATCTGGATACGCGCAGGGTCGGCCGCGTCGAGAAGGCGAACAGCGGATTTCGTCTGGCACTGGCCGATGGCGATGCCGTCAAGGCACGCCGCGTTGTCGTGGCCACCGGCCTGATGAACCAGCAACTGATCCCCGCCGTGTTCGACGGAATCCCTCGCGAACTGGTCAGCCATGCCAGCGAGCATACTGGTTATGAGGCCTTCCGCGGCAAGCGCGTCGCCGTCATCGGGCGCGGGCAAAGCGCTTGCGAATCCGCCGTTCTGCTCAAGCGCAGCGGCGCCGATGTCGAGCTTATCTGCCATGGCGACATCCATTGGCTGGGCTATCGGGCACTGTCGGGAAAGCAGAGCTGGAGCTTGCGCGACTTCCTGTCGGAGCGGCTCGCATCGCCTTCCAGGGTCGGCCCGTTCCCGATTTCCTGGCTGGTCGAGGTTCCAGGCTTCGTGCACCGCTTCCCGGAGCCAGCCAGGGCCGGGCTTAACAGGCGCAGCCTCGGCGCCGGCGCGACGGGTTGGCTGAAGCCGGATTTCGATGGGATAAAGGTCAATGCCGGCAACAGGATCATCAGTGCGTCCGCCAAAAGCAATGGCATCGAACTGCGGTTCGAGAAGGATGCCGTCACCTTCGACCACGTCCTGCTCGGCACGGGCTACCGGATCGATATCGCCAAGCTCGGCCTGTTCGCGCCCGATATGCTTGCCGCGATTGCCCGCCGGGAGGGGCTGCCGCTGCTTTCCGCGGGATTCGAATCCAGCATTCCCGGCCTGCATTTCGTCGGCGCGAGCGCGGTCGGCAGTTTCGGCCCGCTGATGCGATTCACCGCCGGCACGCCGTTTGCCGCACGCACCGTCGCGCGTTTCATTCAAAGCGGCAAAGGCAGAAATTACGCCGCGGCCTGA
- a CDS encoding ErfK/YbiS/YcfS/YnhG family protein — MKKFFLVTAAMLATALLGTPSASYAAMLEANIDVSSQTMTVRYGSEVYRWVVSTARPGYFTPRGTYRPQRTARMWYSRKYDMSPMPYSVFFHGGYAIHGTGAVRQLGRPASHGCVRLHTANAATFYSMVREVGFGNTRIVVTN, encoded by the coding sequence ATGAAGAAGTTCTTTCTCGTAACAGCGGCGATGTTGGCAACCGCGCTGCTGGGTACGCCGTCCGCAAGTTACGCGGCGATGTTGGAAGCGAATATCGACGTGTCGTCGCAGACGATGACGGTGCGGTACGGGTCGGAGGTTTATCGCTGGGTCGTGTCGACCGCGCGTCCGGGCTATTTCACGCCGCGTGGCACTTACCGGCCGCAGCGGACCGCGCGGATGTGGTATTCGCGCAAATACGATATGTCGCCGATGCCTTATTCCGTGTTCTTCCATGGCGGCTATGCCATCCATGGGACGGGTGCGGTCAGGCAACTTGGCCGCCCGGCCTCGCATGGCTGCGTGCGGCTACACACGGCCAATGCCGCGACGTTCTATTCGATGGTGCGGGAAGTGGGCTTCGGCAACACGCGCATTGTCGTGACGAACTAG
- a CDS encoding succinyl-diaminopimelate desuccinylase, which produces MNERLLQAIDDRRDDVVALTADLIRFPTINPPGEAYRPCAEYLGARLKKRGFETEFIRAEGTPGDTDRYPRVNVVARFDGRSPGACVHFNSHIDVVEAGEGWTVDPFAGVVRDGRVYGRGACDMKGGLASSIISAEAFMDVYPDFPGAIEISGTVDEESGGFGGVAHLARLGYFSKPRVDHVIIPEPLNKDRICLGHRGVWWAEIETKGEIAHGSMPFLGDNAVRHMGAVLRAFEDELFPALDRKMTRMPVVPEGARRSTMNINSIHGGQTEDFRPGLPSPNVPDSCRLTIDRRFLLEEDLATVKGEVTGILERLKRERKKFDYEIRDLMEVLPLMTERDAPVVKAVAQGIHAIFDREPDYVISPGTYDQKHIARIGHIYDCIAYGPGILDLAHRPDEWVGIEDMVESAKVMAIGLNVLLRGTAG; this is translated from the coding sequence ATGAACGAACGACTCCTTCAAGCAATCGATGACAGGCGCGACGATGTCGTCGCGCTGACCGCCGACCTCATCCGTTTTCCGACCATCAATCCACCCGGCGAAGCCTACCGTCCATGCGCCGAATATCTCGGCGCGCGGCTGAAGAAGCGTGGTTTTGAAACCGAATTCATCCGCGCCGAAGGCACGCCCGGCGACACCGATCGCTACCCGCGCGTCAATGTCGTGGCCCGCTTCGACGGCCGGTCACCCGGCGCCTGCGTCCACTTCAATTCGCATATCGACGTGGTCGAGGCCGGTGAAGGCTGGACCGTCGATCCCTTTGCCGGTGTCGTCAGGGACGGCAGGGTCTATGGCCGTGGCGCCTGCGACATGAAGGGCGGGCTGGCTTCGTCGATCATCTCCGCCGAAGCCTTCATGGACGTCTATCCCGACTTTCCCGGCGCCATCGAGATATCGGGCACGGTCGACGAAGAGTCCGGCGGCTTCGGCGGCGTCGCCCATCTGGCCAGGCTCGGCTATTTCTCGAAACCCAGGGTTGACCACGTCATCATCCCTGAACCGTTAAACAAGGACCGCATCTGCCTTGGCCATCGCGGCGTCTGGTGGGCGGAGATCGAGACCAAGGGCGAGATCGCGCACGGTTCGATGCCGTTTCTCGGCGACAATGCGGTGCGCCATATGGGCGCCGTGCTGAGAGCTTTCGAGGACGAACTGTTCCCGGCGCTCGACCGCAAGATGACGCGCATGCCGGTCGTGCCCGAAGGCGCCAGGCGCTCGACCATGAACATCAACTCCATCCATGGCGGCCAGACCGAGGATTTCCGGCCCGGCCTGCCCTCGCCCAACGTGCCCGATTCCTGTCGGCTGACCATCGACCGCCGCTTCCTGCTCGAGGAAGACCTCGCCACGGTCAAAGGCGAAGTGACCGGCATTCTGGAACGCCTGAAGCGAGAGCGCAAAAAATTCGATTACGAGATTCGCGACCTGATGGAAGTGCTGCCGCTGATGACCGAGCGCGACGCGCCGGTGGTCAAGGCGGTGGCGCAAGGCATTCATGCGATCTTCGACCGCGAGCCCGACTACGTCATTTCGCCCGGCACCTACGACCAGAAACACATTGCCCGCATCGGCCACATCTACGACTGCATCGCCTATGGACCCGGCATTCTCGACCTCGCCCACCGGCCGGACGAATGGGTGGGCATAGAGGACATGGTGGAATCGGCCAAGGTGATGGCGATCGGGCTCAACGTGCTGCTGCGCGGCACAGCCGGATGA
- a CDS encoding dipeptide-binding protein of ABC transporter — protein MKLWKTLLAAAVLAFATATSASAARTDLVIGIPLEPPHLDPTAGAAAAIREVTYANVFEGLTRIGPNGEVLPDLAESWTISDDGKVYTFKLHTGVKFHDGADFSADDVKFSLDRARAENSLNAQKQLFAAIDKVDVVDPATVKVTLTHPQGSFLYNMGWGDAVIVSPKSADANKEKPVGTGPFKFESWAKGSSVTLVKSDHYWGTPAFLEKVEFRIVPDAAAAVPALLSGDIQAFPFFDPDSVSQVKDDPRFKVVVGATEGETILSINNKKPPFDKLQVRQAISYALDRKAIIDGASAGLGLPIGSHMSPANKYYVDLTGRYPHDVAKAKELLKEAGLENGFKATLKLPPTSYARLGGEIIASQLRDVGINLEIIPVEWAQWLDQVFTKKDYDLTIVSHTEPNDIDIYARKDYYFNYDNPAFNKVIADLELTSDEAKRKDLYAQAQKILADDAVVGFLYELPKVGVWDAKLQGLWENAPIPANDLTKVKWSD, from the coding sequence ATGAAGCTTTGGAAGACCCTTCTGGCCGCAGCCGTGCTGGCGTTCGCAACCGCCACTTCGGCGTCTGCCGCCCGGACCGATCTTGTCATCGGCATTCCGCTTGAACCCCCGCATCTCGACCCGACGGCGGGAGCGGCCGCGGCAATCAGGGAGGTCACCTACGCCAATGTCTTCGAGGGCCTGACCCGGATCGGCCCCAATGGCGAGGTTCTGCCGGATCTCGCCGAAAGCTGGACCATTTCAGATGACGGCAAGGTCTACACGTTCAAGCTGCACACCGGCGTGAAATTCCACGACGGCGCCGATTTCAGCGCCGACGACGTGAAGTTCTCGCTCGACCGTGCCCGCGCGGAAAACTCCCTCAACGCGCAAAAGCAGCTCTTTGCCGCCATCGACAAGGTCGACGTGGTCGACCCCGCCACCGTCAAGGTGACGCTCACCCACCCGCAGGGCTCGTTCCTCTACAATATGGGCTGGGGCGACGCGGTGATCGTGTCGCCGAAATCCGCCGACGCCAACAAGGAAAAGCCTGTTGGCACCGGCCCCTTCAAATTCGAGAGCTGGGCCAAGGGTTCATCGGTCACCCTGGTGAAATCGGATCATTACTGGGGCACCCCTGCTTTCCTCGAGAAGGTCGAGTTCCGCATCGTTCCCGATGCCGCGGCCGCGGTGCCGGCGCTGCTGTCCGGCGACATACAGGCTTTCCCCTTCTTCGATCCCGACAGCGTCTCCCAGGTCAAGGACGATCCGCGCTTCAAGGTGGTGGTCGGCGCGACCGAAGGCGAGACTATCCTGTCCATCAACAACAAGAAGCCGCCCTTCGACAAATTGCAGGTGAGGCAAGCGATCTCCTATGCGCTCGACCGCAAGGCGATCATCGACGGCGCCTCGGCCGGGCTCGGCCTGCCGATCGGCTCGCATATGTCGCCGGCCAACAAATACTATGTCGACCTGACCGGCCGCTATCCGCACGACGTCGCCAAGGCCAAGGAACTGCTCAAGGAAGCGGGACTGGAGAACGGCTTCAAGGCCACGTTGAAGCTGCCGCCGACGTCCTATGCGCGGCTCGGCGGCGAGATCATCGCCTCGCAGCTCCGCGATGTCGGCATCAACCTCGAGATCATCCCCGTCGAGTGGGCGCAGTGGCTGGACCAGGTGTTCACCAAGAAGGACTACGACCTGACCATCGTCTCCCATACCGAGCCGAACGACATCGATATCTACGCGCGCAAGGACTACTACTTCAATTACGACAACCCTGCCTTCAACAAGGTCATCGCCGATCTGGAACTGACGTCCGACGAGGCCAAGCGCAAGGACTTGTATGCGCAAGCGCAGAAGATCCTGGCCGATGACGCGGTGGTCGGCTTCCTCTACGAACTGCCCAAGGTCGGGGTCTGGGACGCCAAGCTGCAAGGGTTGTGGGAAAACGCGCCGATTCCCGCCAACGACCTGACCAAGGTGAAGTGGTCGGATTGA
- a CDS encoding peptide ABC transporter permease, whose protein sequence is MTAYLLKRLAISLATLLLASIVVFAVLEILPGDPARLMLGMNASADQVELLRNQMGLNAPLLWRYLHWAGGLLSLDLGRSYTYSVPVIDLVRERLVVSLPLALIALALSTIIAIPVGLFSASRRGRAGDTISMGAAQLGVAVPNFWFALMLIYVFAVWLRLVPAGGFPGWSPGIWPALKSLLLPAVALALPQAAILARVTRSALIEVLNEDYIRTARAKGLPYRAVLWRHALRNAMIPVLTILGLQFAFLLAGTIIIENVFYLPGLGRLVFQAITQRDLIVVESVVMLLVAAVIAVNLVVDLSYAVVDPRLRSRQ, encoded by the coding sequence ATGACCGCCTACCTCCTCAAGCGCCTCGCCATCTCCCTCGCCACGCTGCTACTGGCCTCCATTGTGGTGTTCGCCGTGCTGGAAATCCTGCCCGGCGACCCGGCGCGGCTGATGCTGGGCATGAATGCCAGCGCCGACCAGGTCGAACTGCTGCGCAACCAGATGGGCCTGAATGCTCCCCTGCTCTGGCGTTACCTGCACTGGGCCGGCGGCCTGCTCAGTCTCGATTTAGGCCGCTCCTACACCTATTCGGTGCCGGTCATCGATCTCGTGCGTGAACGGCTTGTGGTCTCGCTGCCGCTGGCGCTGATCGCGCTTGCGCTCTCCACGATCATCGCCATTCCGGTCGGCCTGTTTTCCGCCAGCCGGCGCGGCCGGGCCGGCGACACGATTTCCATGGGCGCGGCACAGCTTGGCGTCGCCGTGCCCAATTTCTGGTTCGCGCTGATGCTGATCTATGTCTTCGCCGTATGGCTGCGGCTGGTGCCGGCCGGCGGCTTTCCCGGCTGGAGCCCCGGCATCTGGCCAGCGCTGAAATCCCTGCTGCTGCCAGCCGTGGCGTTGGCGCTGCCGCAAGCGGCGATCCTGGCGCGCGTCACCCGCTCGGCGCTGATCGAGGTGCTGAACGAGGACTATATCCGCACCGCCCGCGCCAAGGGTCTGCCCTATCGTGCCGTTCTCTGGCGGCACGCGCTGCGCAACGCCATGATCCCGGTGCTGACCATTCTGGGCCTGCAATTCGCCTTCCTGCTCGCCGGCACCATCATCATCGAGAATGTTTTCTATCTCCCCGGCCTCGGCCGGCTGGTGTTCCAGGCGATCACCCAGCGCGACCTGATCGTCGTCGAAAGCGTCGTCATGCTGCTGGTCGCCGCCGTCATTGCCGTCAACCTGGTCGTCGACCTCTCCTATGCGGTCGTCGATCCACGCCTGAGAAGCCGGCAATGA